A single genomic interval of Streptomyces graminofaciens harbors:
- a CDS encoding DUF4442 domain-containing protein, producing MSIGEMLAATVPMARTLKLEFLETSAERAVVSLPDQAQYHNHVGGPHAGAMFTLGESASGAIVLAAFGDQFSRAVPLAVGAEIAYKKLAMGAVTATATLGRPAAEVVAELDAGRRPEFPVSVAIRRADGAVTGEMTIRWTLRPVDQGE from the coding sequence ATGTCGATCGGCGAGATGCTCGCCGCCACGGTGCCGATGGCCAGGACCCTGAAGCTGGAGTTCCTGGAGACCTCGGCCGAGCGTGCCGTGGTGTCGCTGCCGGACCAGGCCCAGTACCACAACCACGTGGGCGGGCCGCACGCCGGAGCGATGTTCACGCTGGGCGAGTCGGCGAGCGGGGCCATCGTGCTGGCCGCCTTCGGCGACCAGTTCTCCCGTGCCGTGCCGCTCGCGGTCGGCGCCGAGATCGCGTACAAGAAGCTCGCGATGGGCGCCGTCACGGCCACCGCCACCCTCGGCCGCCCCGCAGCCGAGGTCGTCGCCGAACTCGACGCCGGCCGACGCCCCGAGTTCCCCGTCTCCGTCGCCATCCGGCGGGCCGACGGTGCGGTGACGGGCGAGATGACGATCCGCTGGACCCTCAGGCCGGTCGACCAGGGCGAGTGA
- a CDS encoding carboxylesterase/lipase family protein, with amino-acid sequence MSETVLRRSANRLITGLTTLTTLTALAAVLAAPLPALAATRDAALVRTDAGWIRGQTTTEGRQFLGVPYAQPPVGDLRWTEPRPVRPWQGVREAGDFGNRCVQTASWDPGYEQPSLTEDCLDLNVYVPDGAGRRPVMVWLHGGGLTAGAGEDVVPDTFARRIGAVVVTVNYRLGAMGFLATAGLDDELRDGVSGNFGMLDQQAALRWVRANIGRFGGDPARVTIAGESAGGRSVCTQLASPTSKGLFRAGIVQSGAYGDCAARTHGTAVAQGRAFMEKLGCADTACLRAKPAAEILAAQAGLSWGPVTGGAYLPVQPFEAFAKGAAARVPVLNGANQDEGRLFAFARFDASGTPLTAEQYPEVVRTDFGERALAQYPLSTHSSPTIAYGTAQGDQLFACPALRLDQVLARRGQVYAYEFADRTAPPFASLRNLNTDFDFGATHVNEVQYLFKHFGLEAPLDAEQRALSRQMIDYWGSFVRDGVPRAAGQPAIPAGAAKVLSLRTISEGGNSLSTTVRDEHRCNLWDSAAVELNG; translated from the coding sequence ATGTCAGAAACCGTGTTACGGCGTTCCGCCAATCGGCTCATCACCGGACTCACCACACTCACCACACTCACCGCCCTCGCGGCCGTTCTGGCCGCGCCCCTGCCGGCCCTTGCGGCGACCCGGGACGCGGCCCTCGTCCGCACGGACGCGGGCTGGATCCGCGGCCAAACCACCACCGAGGGACGCCAGTTCCTCGGCGTCCCCTATGCCCAGCCGCCCGTCGGAGACCTCCGCTGGACCGAGCCCCGGCCCGTCCGCCCCTGGCAGGGCGTCCGTGAGGCAGGCGACTTCGGCAACCGCTGTGTGCAGACGGCGAGTTGGGACCCCGGATACGAGCAGCCGAGCCTCACCGAGGACTGCCTCGACCTCAATGTGTACGTTCCCGACGGGGCGGGCCGCCGCCCGGTCATGGTCTGGCTGCACGGCGGCGGGCTCACCGCGGGCGCCGGCGAGGACGTGGTGCCGGACACCTTCGCCCGCCGCATCGGGGCGGTCGTCGTGACCGTCAACTACCGCTTGGGCGCCATGGGCTTCCTCGCCACGGCCGGACTCGACGACGAGCTCCGCGACGGCGTCTCCGGTAACTTCGGGATGCTCGACCAGCAGGCCGCGCTGCGCTGGGTACGGGCCAACATCGGCCGCTTCGGCGGCGACCCGGCCCGGGTCACCATCGCCGGCGAGTCCGCGGGCGGCCGCTCGGTCTGTACACAGCTGGCCTCACCGACGTCGAAGGGCCTGTTCCGCGCCGGGATCGTGCAGAGCGGGGCGTACGGCGACTGCGCGGCCCGTACCCACGGGACGGCCGTGGCGCAGGGCAGGGCCTTCATGGAGAAGCTCGGCTGCGCGGACACGGCGTGCCTGCGCGCCAAGCCCGCCGCCGAGATCCTCGCCGCCCAGGCCGGCCTGAGCTGGGGACCCGTGACCGGCGGCGCCTACCTGCCCGTACAGCCCTTCGAGGCGTTCGCGAAGGGCGCTGCGGCCCGCGTCCCCGTCCTCAACGGCGCCAACCAGGACGAGGGACGGCTCTTCGCGTTCGCCCGCTTCGACGCGAGCGGGACCCCGCTCACCGCCGAGCAGTACCCGGAGGTCGTACGGACGGACTTCGGCGAGCGCGCGCTGGCGCAGTACCCCCTGTCGACCCACTCGTCCCCGACCATCGCGTACGGCACCGCCCAGGGCGACCAGCTCTTCGCGTGCCCCGCGCTGCGCCTGGACCAGGTCCTCGCGCGGCGCGGTCAGGTCTACGCGTACGAGTTCGCCGACCGCACCGCGCCGCCCTTCGCCTCCCTCCGGAACCTGAACACCGACTTCGACTTCGGCGCGACCCACGTCAACGAGGTGCAGTACCTCTTCAAGCACTTCGGGCTGGAGGCCCCGCTCGACGCCGAGCAGCGGGCGCTGTCCCGGCAGATGATCGACTACTGGGGCTCCTTCGTCCGCGACGGCGTACCGCGGGCCGCGGGACAGCCCGCGATCCCGGCCGGGGCGGCGAAAGTGCTCTCTCTGCGGACGATCTCGGAGGGCGGCAACAGCCTGAGCACGACCGTTCGCGATGAGCACCGATGCAACCTCTGGGACTCCGCCGCCGTCGAACTGAACGGGTAG